From one Lycium barbarum isolate Lr01 chromosome 6, ASM1917538v2, whole genome shotgun sequence genomic stretch:
- the LOC132598586 gene encoding disease resistance protein RUN1-like isoform X2 has product MEQGKYSYHVFLSFRAQDTGKTFTDHLHRNLVRAGFHVFKCDDDDDDDDDDGVDLKSKLKKGIEKSKMSVIVLSQSYASSERCLDELVMILEQKRNFGHIVLPVFFNVDPSDVRKQKGSFGEALYASEENFRIVNGESEEERIHKVQGWSKALKDVADLGGMPLQNQADGHEAKFIENIVEVVVNKLRPRALHSAPYLIEINYRAEDIISWLQDRSTNVGLYVICGIGGIGKTTIAKFAYNSSARSFEGSSFLANINGTAKQCNGLVRLQKQVLYDIVGKKERISSVYEGIMMIEDALRYKQILLVLDDVDEVDQIDTILGTRDWLHPTSRIIITTRNESLLKPSVPHKVLKVEALNKMDSLKLFSWHAFGEDHPSESYVELSKGVVLQCAGLPLALRVLGSALSGRRPEIWGSALEKLETIPDGHVIEKLKLSFDTLEDDHDKNIFLHIALFFLGTDRDDSVRILDGCGFYSIIGMQNLIDRNLLAVSELNKLEMHQLLRDLGRDIVRRESLDPGKRSRLWNNKDSFRVLNHKTGTERIEGISLDMQMLMEDKSAKRFFTANTSKRHFLKDHVENYADHNVFLQQPSSGFYSWHSVDISSRNSNYSIETHAFTVMQNLRVLKLNDVNLIGCYKEFPKRIKWLSWRKCPLKSIPSDFSSEGLISIDMRYSSLQQTWSGTEFLRFLRILNLSHSRELTRTPSFAGMPRLEKLILKDCVKLVDIDESIGYLQEIALLNLKDCKSIRKLPRNIGKLKSLKTLDISFCSSLEWLPMELNMIDSLKVLRADGIGLNQMLCTTNEWKSLPALFSSWISKPRISHEISWAFLPSSLVSLSLVSCRLSDGSFPEKFSNLPLLEELDLSENSISCLPEWVKSLPQLQSLGVKSCKMLKSLTEMPNSISELSIDSCSSLEMMTYQSLKSKYPSLGHDYNCDSLIMMQGIFKVEPLENADPQMMLQRFGLNIETMENAMVKMDFFSSYKMKMLPPQGLYEQGIFSTFLPGNKVPSWFAKLENMNAVSFTISQPLDNIQGLSIAVVYTSSESQENEFSRAYWLKQQNIVHNTTKDLKWIHNPRVFGMPEGNEEITWLSHWKFGDLLQDGDEISIIVRLNSFKVKELGIDVVCDEQELSDSSNYKVASPVPMFSNDNVPGNVSQRGSVIKIGR; this is encoded by the exons ATGGAGCAAGGCAAATATTCTTATCATGTATTCTTGAGTTTCAGAGCCCAAGACACTGGCAAGACTTTTACTGATCACCTCCATAGAAATCTGGTCCGAGCTGGGTTTCATGTATTCAaatgtgatgatgatgatgatgatgatgatgatgatggagtGGACTTGAAGTCAAAATTGAAAAAGGGAATAGAGAAATCGAAGATGTCAGTGATTGTGTTATCTCAAAGCTACGCATCATCTGAGAGGTGTCTCGATGAGCTTGTTATGATTTTGGAGCAAAAGAGGAATTTCGGGCATATTGTATTGCCCGTCTTCTTTAACGTGGATCCTTCAGATGTAAGGAAGCAAAAGGGAAGTTTTGGGGAAGCCTTATATGCAAGTGAAGAAAATTTCAGGATCGTAAATGGTGAGAGTGAGGAGGAAAGGATTCATAAGGTACAGGGCTGGAGCAAAGCTCTTAAAGATGTAGCAGATTTGGGAGGGATGCCCTTGCAAAATCAAGCTGATGG ACATGAGGCAAAGTTCATTGAGAATATTGTTGAAGTGGTTGTAAACAAGCTACGTCCCAGAGCCTTACACAGTGCTCCTTACCTCATTGAAATCAATTATCGGGCTGAAGATATTATCTCCTGGTTACAAGATAGATCAACTAATGTTGGCCTATATGTGATATGTGGGATTGGTGGAATTGGGAAGACAACCATTGCCAAATTTGCCTATAACTCGAGTGCAAGATCATTTGAAGGAAGCAGTTTTCTTGCGAACATAAATGGAACTGCAAAACAATGCAATGGCTTAGTTCGTTTGCAGAAGCAAGTTTTGTATGATATTGTTGGAAAAAAGGAGAGGATATCCAGTGTTTATGAAGGAATTATGATGATTGAAGATGCCCTACGCTATAAACAAATTCTTCTCGTTCTTGATGACGTTGATGAAGTTGACCAAATAGATACCATTTTAGGAACGAGAGATTGGCTTCATCCTACTAGTAGAATCATTATAACAACGAGGAATGAGTCATTGCTAAAGCCTTCTGTACCTCACAAGGTGCTTAAAGTTGAAGCCTTGAATAAAATGGATTCCCTTAAGCTTTTTAGCTGGCATGCCTTCGGAGAAGATCATCCTTCAGAAAGTTATGTCGAGCTCTCAAAAGGGGTGGTTCTTCAATGTGCAGGACTTCCTTTAGCTCTTCGTGTTTTAGGTTCAGCTCTGTCAGGTAGAAGACCAGAAATATGGGGAAGTGCATTAGAAAAGCTGGAAACAATCCCTGATGGTCATGTCATTGAAAAACTTAAACTGAGTTTTGACACTCTTGAAGATGACCACGATAAAAATATATTCCTTCATATAGCTCTTTTCTTTCTTGGGACGGACAGAGACGACTCTGTTAGGATACTGGATGGATGTGGTTTTTACTCAATAATTGGGATGCAAAACCTCATTGATAGAAATCTTTTGGCAGTCAGTGAATTAAATAAGCTGGAGATGCATCAGTTGCTTCGAGACCTGGGGAGAGATATCGTTCGTAGGGAATCACTGGATCCTGGAAAACGTAGTAGACTTTGGAACAACAAGGATTCTTTTAGAGTGTTGAACCATAAGACT GGCACTGAAAGGATTGAAGGGATCAGCCTTGACATGCAAATGTTGATGGAAGATAAATCAGCCAAAAGATTTTTCACTGCAAATACCTCGAAAAGGCACTTCCTCAAAGATCATGTAGAGAATTATGCAGATCATAATGTTTTTCTTCAACAGCCTTCTTCTGGTTTTTATTCATGGCATTCAGTAGACATTTCATCAAGAAACTCAAATTACAGCATTGAGACTCATGCATTTACGGTAATGCAAAACCTAAGGGTGCTCAAACTAAATGACGTGAACCTCATTGGATGCTACAAAGAATTTCCCAAGAGAATAAAATGGTTGTCTTGGCGTAAATGCCCCTTAAAATCCATACCTAGTGACTTTTCCTCGGAAGGACTAATTTCTATTGACATGCGGTACAGCAGCTTACAACAAACATGGAGTGGAACTGAG TTTTTGAGATTTCTCAGGATTCTCAACCTTAGTCATTCTCGGGAACTCACCAGGACCCCTAGCTTCGCTGGAATGCCCCGACTCGAGAAGTTAATTCTTAAAGACTGTGTTAAACTGGTTGATATTGATGAATCTATCGGTTACCTCCAAGAAATTGCCCTACTGAATCTGAAAGACTGCAAGAGCATTAGAAAGCTGCCAAGAAATATTGGTAAACTTAAAAGTCTCAAGACACTTGATATATCCTTCTGCTCAAGCCTGGAGTGGCTGCCAATGGAGCttaacatgattgattctttgaAAGTTCTAAGAGCTGATGGAATCGGTCTAAACCAAATGCTCTGTACCACAAATGAGTGGAAATCATTACCGGCATTATTTTCTTCTTGGATATCAAAGCCAAGAATCTCTCATGAAATATCGTGGGCCTTTCTACCGAGCTCTTTGGTGAGCTTGAGTCTTGTGAGTTGCAGGCTGTCTGATGGATCTTTTCCCGAGAAGTTTAGCAATCTTCCGCTGCTCGAAGAACTGGATCTAAGTGAAAATTCAATTAGTTGCCTCCCGGAGTGGGTCAAGAGTCTCCCTCAGCTACAAAGCCTTGGTGTCAAGTCCTGTAAGATGCTCAAATCACTGACTGAGATGCCAAATAGCATTTCAGAATTGTCCATAGATAGTTGCTCATCATTGGAGATGATGACATACCAATCATTGAAGTCGAAATATCCAAGCCTGGGTCACGATTACAATTGTGACAGTTTAATCATGATGCAGGGGATCTTTAAAGTAGAACCTCTAGAAAATGCTGACCCGCAGATGATGCTTCAACGTTTTGGTCTGAATATCGAAACTATGGAAAATGCTATGGTGAAAATGGACTTTTTTTCCAGTTACAAGATGAAAATGCTTCCCCCGCAGGGCCTGTATGAGCAAGGCATATTCAGTACGTTTCTTCCTGGAAACAAGGTACCTAGCTGGTTCGCAAAGTTGGAAAATATGAATGCAGTAAGTTTTACAATATCTCAACCTCTTGACAATATCCAAGGCCTATCCATAGCTGTTGTGTATACAAGTTCTGAAAGTCAAGAGAATGAATTTTCAAGAGCCTACTGGCTCAAACAACAGAATATTGTACACAACACGACTAAAGATTTGAAGTGGATACACAATCCAAGAGTTTTCGGCATGCCAGAAGGTAATGAAGAAATAACATGGTTAAGTCACTGGAAATTTGGAGATCTGCTACAAGATGGAGATGAAATTTCTATTATAGTGCGTTTGAATAGCTTTAAGGTAAAGGAACTTGGCATCGACGTTGTCTGTGATGAGCAAGAGCTGAGTGACTCTTCAAACTACAAAGTTGCAAGCCCAGTTCCCATGTTTTCTAATGATAACGTGCCTGGAAATGTATCACAACGTGGTAGTGTTATTAAAATAGGGAGGTGA
- the LOC132598586 gene encoding disease resistance protein RUN1-like isoform X3, with amino-acid sequence MDARAQDTGKTFTDHLHRNLVRAGFHVFKCDDDDDDDDDDGVDLKSKLKKGIEKSKMSVIVLSQSYASSERCLDELVMILEQKRNFGHIVLPVFFNVDPSDVRKQKGSFGEALYASEENFRIVNGESEEERIHKVQGWSKALKDVADLGGMPLQNQADGHEAKFIENIVEVVVNKLRPRALHSAPYLIEINYRAEDIISWLQDRSTNVGLYVICGIGGIGKTTIAKFAYNSSARSFEGSSFLANINGTAKQCNGLVRLQKQVLYDIVGKKERISSVYEGIMMIEDALRYKQILLVLDDVDEVDQIDTILGTRDWLHPTSRIIITTRNESLLKPSVPHKVLKVEALNKMDSLKLFSWHAFGEDHPSESYVELSKGVVLQCAGLPLALRVLGSALSGRRPEIWGSALEKLETIPDGHVIEKLKLSFDTLEDDHDKNIFLHIALFFLGTDRDDSVRILDGCGFYSIIGMQNLIDRNLLAVSELNKLEMHQLLRDLGRDIVRRESLDPGKRSRLWNNKDSFRVLNHKTGTERIEGISLDMQMLMEDKSAKRFFTANTSKRHFLKDHVENYADHNVFLQQPSSGFYSWHSVDISSRNSNYSIETHAFTVMQNLRVLKLNDVNLIGCYKEFPKRIKWLSWRKCPLKSIPSDFSSEGLISIDMRYSSLQQTWSGTEFLRFLRILNLSHSRELTRTPSFAGMPRLEKLILKDCVKLVDIDESIGYLQEIALLNLKDCKSIRKLPRNIGKLKSLKTLDISFCSSLEWLPMELNMIDSLKVLRADGIGLNQMLCTTNEWKSLPALFSSWISKPRISHEISWAFLPSSLVSLSLVSCRLSDGSFPEKFSNLPLLEELDLSENSISCLPEWVKSLPQLQSLGVKSCKMLKSLTEMPNSISELSIDSCSSLEMMTYQSLKSKYPSLGHDYNCDSLIMMQGIFKVEPLENADPQMMLQRFGLNIETMENAMVKMDFFSSYKMKMLPPQGLYEQGIFSTFLPGNKVPSWFAKLENMNAVSFTISQPLDNIQGLSIAVVYTSSESQENEFSRAYWLKQQNIVHNTTKDLKWIHNPRVFGMPEGNEEITWLSHWKFGDLLQDGDEISIIVRLNSFKVKELGIDVVCDEQELSDSSNYKVASPVPMFSNDNVPGNVSQRGSVIKIGR; translated from the exons AGCCCAAGACACTGGCAAGACTTTTACTGATCACCTCCATAGAAATCTGGTCCGAGCTGGGTTTCATGTATTCAaatgtgatgatgatgatgatgatgatgatgatgatggagtGGACTTGAAGTCAAAATTGAAAAAGGGAATAGAGAAATCGAAGATGTCAGTGATTGTGTTATCTCAAAGCTACGCATCATCTGAGAGGTGTCTCGATGAGCTTGTTATGATTTTGGAGCAAAAGAGGAATTTCGGGCATATTGTATTGCCCGTCTTCTTTAACGTGGATCCTTCAGATGTAAGGAAGCAAAAGGGAAGTTTTGGGGAAGCCTTATATGCAAGTGAAGAAAATTTCAGGATCGTAAATGGTGAGAGTGAGGAGGAAAGGATTCATAAGGTACAGGGCTGGAGCAAAGCTCTTAAAGATGTAGCAGATTTGGGAGGGATGCCCTTGCAAAATCAAGCTGATGG ACATGAGGCAAAGTTCATTGAGAATATTGTTGAAGTGGTTGTAAACAAGCTACGTCCCAGAGCCTTACACAGTGCTCCTTACCTCATTGAAATCAATTATCGGGCTGAAGATATTATCTCCTGGTTACAAGATAGATCAACTAATGTTGGCCTATATGTGATATGTGGGATTGGTGGAATTGGGAAGACAACCATTGCCAAATTTGCCTATAACTCGAGTGCAAGATCATTTGAAGGAAGCAGTTTTCTTGCGAACATAAATGGAACTGCAAAACAATGCAATGGCTTAGTTCGTTTGCAGAAGCAAGTTTTGTATGATATTGTTGGAAAAAAGGAGAGGATATCCAGTGTTTATGAAGGAATTATGATGATTGAAGATGCCCTACGCTATAAACAAATTCTTCTCGTTCTTGATGACGTTGATGAAGTTGACCAAATAGATACCATTTTAGGAACGAGAGATTGGCTTCATCCTACTAGTAGAATCATTATAACAACGAGGAATGAGTCATTGCTAAAGCCTTCTGTACCTCACAAGGTGCTTAAAGTTGAAGCCTTGAATAAAATGGATTCCCTTAAGCTTTTTAGCTGGCATGCCTTCGGAGAAGATCATCCTTCAGAAAGTTATGTCGAGCTCTCAAAAGGGGTGGTTCTTCAATGTGCAGGACTTCCTTTAGCTCTTCGTGTTTTAGGTTCAGCTCTGTCAGGTAGAAGACCAGAAATATGGGGAAGTGCATTAGAAAAGCTGGAAACAATCCCTGATGGTCATGTCATTGAAAAACTTAAACTGAGTTTTGACACTCTTGAAGATGACCACGATAAAAATATATTCCTTCATATAGCTCTTTTCTTTCTTGGGACGGACAGAGACGACTCTGTTAGGATACTGGATGGATGTGGTTTTTACTCAATAATTGGGATGCAAAACCTCATTGATAGAAATCTTTTGGCAGTCAGTGAATTAAATAAGCTGGAGATGCATCAGTTGCTTCGAGACCTGGGGAGAGATATCGTTCGTAGGGAATCACTGGATCCTGGAAAACGTAGTAGACTTTGGAACAACAAGGATTCTTTTAGAGTGTTGAACCATAAGACT GGCACTGAAAGGATTGAAGGGATCAGCCTTGACATGCAAATGTTGATGGAAGATAAATCAGCCAAAAGATTTTTCACTGCAAATACCTCGAAAAGGCACTTCCTCAAAGATCATGTAGAGAATTATGCAGATCATAATGTTTTTCTTCAACAGCCTTCTTCTGGTTTTTATTCATGGCATTCAGTAGACATTTCATCAAGAAACTCAAATTACAGCATTGAGACTCATGCATTTACGGTAATGCAAAACCTAAGGGTGCTCAAACTAAATGACGTGAACCTCATTGGATGCTACAAAGAATTTCCCAAGAGAATAAAATGGTTGTCTTGGCGTAAATGCCCCTTAAAATCCATACCTAGTGACTTTTCCTCGGAAGGACTAATTTCTATTGACATGCGGTACAGCAGCTTACAACAAACATGGAGTGGAACTGAG TTTTTGAGATTTCTCAGGATTCTCAACCTTAGTCATTCTCGGGAACTCACCAGGACCCCTAGCTTCGCTGGAATGCCCCGACTCGAGAAGTTAATTCTTAAAGACTGTGTTAAACTGGTTGATATTGATGAATCTATCGGTTACCTCCAAGAAATTGCCCTACTGAATCTGAAAGACTGCAAGAGCATTAGAAAGCTGCCAAGAAATATTGGTAAACTTAAAAGTCTCAAGACACTTGATATATCCTTCTGCTCAAGCCTGGAGTGGCTGCCAATGGAGCttaacatgattgattctttgaAAGTTCTAAGAGCTGATGGAATCGGTCTAAACCAAATGCTCTGTACCACAAATGAGTGGAAATCATTACCGGCATTATTTTCTTCTTGGATATCAAAGCCAAGAATCTCTCATGAAATATCGTGGGCCTTTCTACCGAGCTCTTTGGTGAGCTTGAGTCTTGTGAGTTGCAGGCTGTCTGATGGATCTTTTCCCGAGAAGTTTAGCAATCTTCCGCTGCTCGAAGAACTGGATCTAAGTGAAAATTCAATTAGTTGCCTCCCGGAGTGGGTCAAGAGTCTCCCTCAGCTACAAAGCCTTGGTGTCAAGTCCTGTAAGATGCTCAAATCACTGACTGAGATGCCAAATAGCATTTCAGAATTGTCCATAGATAGTTGCTCATCATTGGAGATGATGACATACCAATCATTGAAGTCGAAATATCCAAGCCTGGGTCACGATTACAATTGTGACAGTTTAATCATGATGCAGGGGATCTTTAAAGTAGAACCTCTAGAAAATGCTGACCCGCAGATGATGCTTCAACGTTTTGGTCTGAATATCGAAACTATGGAAAATGCTATGGTGAAAATGGACTTTTTTTCCAGTTACAAGATGAAAATGCTTCCCCCGCAGGGCCTGTATGAGCAAGGCATATTCAGTACGTTTCTTCCTGGAAACAAGGTACCTAGCTGGTTCGCAAAGTTGGAAAATATGAATGCAGTAAGTTTTACAATATCTCAACCTCTTGACAATATCCAAGGCCTATCCATAGCTGTTGTGTATACAAGTTCTGAAAGTCAAGAGAATGAATTTTCAAGAGCCTACTGGCTCAAACAACAGAATATTGTACACAACACGACTAAAGATTTGAAGTGGATACACAATCCAAGAGTTTTCGGCATGCCAGAAGGTAATGAAGAAATAACATGGTTAAGTCACTGGAAATTTGGAGATCTGCTACAAGATGGAGATGAAATTTCTATTATAGTGCGTTTGAATAGCTTTAAGGTAAAGGAACTTGGCATCGACGTTGTCTGTGATGAGCAAGAGCTGAGTGACTCTTCAAACTACAAAGTTGCAAGCCCAGTTCCCATGTTTTCTAATGATAACGTGCCTGGAAATGTATCACAACGTGGTAGTGTTATTAAAATAGGGAGGTGA
- the LOC132598588 gene encoding methionine S-methyltransferase, which produces MAVNGVCTSTDDFLKRCSQSGDAAYSTLRSLLERLEDPATRKEARIFLALLQKQFATKEASDQCLQTYHFQIQDIVLEQYEGFQKRKKLTMIVIPSIFIPEDWSFTFYEGLNRHPDSIFQDKTVAELGCGNGWISIAIAEKWSPSKVYGLDINPRAVKISWINLYLNALDDNGEPIYDDEKKTLLDRIEFHESDLLSYCKDNHIELERIVGCIPQILNPNPDAMSKLITENASEEFLHSLSNYCALQGFVEDQFGLGLIARAVEEGISVIKPSGIMIFNMGGRPGQGVCKRLFERRGVRVNKLWQTKILQAADTDISALVEIEKSSMHRFEFFMGLVGDQPICARTAWAYGKAGGRISHALSVYSCQIRQPNKVKKIFEFIKNGFQDISNSLDLSFEDDAVADEKIPFLAYLANVLKENSVFSYESPAGSRWFRNLIAGFMKTYHHFPLMADNVVVFPSRAVAIENLLRLFLPHLAIVDEQLSRHLPRQWLTSLKIEKSQTESNSEDITVIEAPRQSDSLVELIKKLKPQVVVTGMAQFESVTSSSFEYLLDTTREIGCRLFLDISDQFELSSLPKSNGLLKYLAVNPLPSHAAIVCGLVKNQVYSDLEVAFVISEDETIYKALSKTMELLQGNTALISQYYYGCLFHELLAFQLADRHPPAQRGAEKLKVSKMIGFPSSVSSVLNHAELSVTDTDNALIHMDVDQSFLPIPTPVKAAIFESFVRQNIAESEIDVTSNIRQLMESSYGFPTNNKTEFIYADCPLALFSKLVLCCVNEGGTLCFPAGSNGSYVSAAKFVKANIAYIPTNPEEGFKLTQKAVESFLKTVNRPWIFIAGPTVNPTGQIYSNEEIKSILSVCAKFGARVIIDTSFSGVEFNSKGWDGWNLEDTLAKLRSENQSFCVSLLGGLFLNMLTAGVTFGFLLLDQPALIEAFHSFPGLSKPHSTIKYQVKKLLDQRERTAELSNAISEQENILASRYKLLKKTLESCGWDVLEAHSGVSVVAKPSAYLGKAVKIGQDSSSWEGKLDDTNIREAMLKTTGLCINSSSWTGIPGYCRFTIALEDGDFERALACIVKFRDMVSK; this is translated from the exons ATGGCGGTGAATGGAGTGTGTACATCGACGGATGACTTCCTAAAACGGTGTTCGCAATCAGGTGATGCAGCTTACAGTACTCTCCGATCACTACTTGAACGACTGGAGGATCCGGCTACCCGTAAAGAAGCTCGGATCTTCCTTGCTCTTCTTCAAAAACAATTTGCTACTAAAGAAGCATCCGATCAATGCCTTCAAACGTATCATTTCCAGATTCAGGATATTGTCCTTGAACAATATGAAG GTTTCCAGAAGCGAAAGAAACTGACAATGATTGTCATCCCCAGTATCTTTATCCCAGAGGATTGGTCCTTCACCTTTTATGAGGGACTAAATAGACACCCTGATTCCATCTTCCAGGACAAGACAGTTGCAGAGCTGGGATGTGGAAATGGATGGATATCCATTGCCATTGCCGAGAAATGGTCACCATCAAAG GTATATGGGCTTGATATAAATCCAAGAGCAGTAAAGATCTCGTGGATAAATTTATACTTGAATGCTCTGGATGACAATGGCGAACCCATATATGATGATGAAAAGAAAACACTACTAGATAGGATAGAGTTTCACGAGTCTGATCTGCTCTCTTACTGCAAAGATAATCATATAGAACTTGAACGAATTGTTGGGTGCATACCGCAG ATTCTTAATCCAAACCCAGATGCAATGTCCAAGTTGATTACTGAAAATGCTAGTGAAGAATTTCTGCATTCATTAAGCAATTATTGTGCGCTTCAG GGCTTTGTTGAAGATCAGTTTGGCTTAGGGCTTATTGCAAGGGCAGTAGAAGAAGGTATTTCTGTCATAAAGCCATCAGGCATTATGATCTTCAACATGGGAGGCCGTCCAGGGCAAGGTGTCTGCAAACGATTATTCGAGCGCCGTGGTGTTCGTGTTAACAAGCTTTGGCAAACTAAAATTCTTCAG GCAGCTGACACAGATATATCAGCTCTAGTTGAAATCGAAAAAAGTAGCATGCATCGCTTTGAATTTTTCATGGGACTTGTTGGAGATCAGCCTATCTGTGCTCGAACAGCATGGGCTTATGGCAAGGCTGGTGGCCGTATCTCTCATGCTTTGTCTGTGTACAGCTGTCAAATTCGTCAGCCAAATAAG GTCAAAAAGATATTTGAGTTCATCAAAAATGGATTCCAGGATATCAGTAATTCTCTGGATTTATCATTTGAAGATGATGCTGTAGCAGATGAGAAGATTCCTTTCTTAGCTTATCTTGCTAACGTGCTTAAGGAGAACTCTGTTTTCTCATATGAATCACCAGCAGGAAGTAGATGGTTCCGCAATCTGATTGCTGGCTTTATGAAAACATACCACCATTTTCCTCTTATGGCTGAC AATGTCGTTGTCTTCCCTTCAAGGGCTGTGGCGATAGAGAATCTGTTGCGGTTATTCTTGCCACATCTAGCAATTGTGGATGAGCAACTGTCACGACACCTGCCTAGGCAATGGCTGACATCATTGAAAATTGAG AAAAGTCAAACTGAAAGTAACTCAGAGGATATCACTGTTATTGAAGCTCCACGCCAATCTGATTCGTTGGTTGAACTGATAAAGAAGTTGAAGCCCCAAGTTGTAGTTACTGGGATGGCGCAATTTGAATCAGTTACTAGTTCTTCTTTTGAGTACCTACTTGACACCACTAGGGAAATTGGATGTCGTCTATTTTTAGACATATCTGACCAGTTTGAGCTATCCAGCCTCCCCAAATCTAATGGGCTCCTGAAATACCTTGCTGTAAATCCTCTTCCCTCACATGCTGCTATTGTCTGTGGCTTAGTAAAGAATCAG GTATATTCGGATCTGGAAGTTGCTTTTGTCATATCAGAAGACGAAACTATCTATAAAGCATTATCCAAAACCATGGAACTACTACAAGGAAATACTGCTCTTATAAGCCAATATTATTATGGCTGTCTTTTCCACGAGCTTCTAGCTTTTCAGCTTGCAGATCGACATCCACCTGCTCAG AGAGGAGCCGAGAAGTTGAAAGTATCCAAGATGATTGGCTTTCCTAGCTCGGTATCCTCAGTACTCAATCATGCAGAGTTATCTGTTACTGATACAGATAATGCTCTGATTCACATGGATGTAGATCAAAGTTTTTTACCTATACCAACTCCTGTCAAGGCAGCCATCTTTGAGAGCTTTGTGAGACAGAACATTGCAGAGTCAGAAATTGATGTCACAAGCAACATTAGACAACTAATGGAGAGTAGTTATGGTTTCCCAACGAACAACAAGACAGAATTCATATATGCTGACTGCCCTCTTGCTCTTTTTAGCAAATTGGTACTTTGTTGCGTCAATGAAGGTGGGACTCTATGCTTCCCAGCTGGCTCAAACGGTAGTTATGTGTCTGCTGCAAAATTTGTGAAAGCAAATATAGCATACATACCTACAAATCCAGAGGAAGGGTTTAAATTGACGCAAAAAGCGGTTGAAAGTTTTTTGAAGACTGTCAACAGACCTTGGATTTTTATTGCCGGACCAACTGTCAACCCTACTGGGCAGATTTACAGCAATGAGGAGATAAAGAGTATATTATCTGTGTGTGCCAAGTTTGGGGCAAGGGTCATAATTGATACTTCATTTTCTGGTGTGGAGTTCAACTCCAAGGGCTGGGATGGCTGGAATTTGGAGGACACTCTAGCAAAACTGAGATCTGAGAACCAGTCTTTCTGTGTTTCTTTGCTTGGAGGATTGTTTCTGAACATGCTTACTGCTGGAGTCACATTTGGATTTCTGCTTCTAGACCAGCCTGCTCTAATTGAGGCGTTCCACAGTTTTCCAGGTTTGAGCAAACCTCACAGCACTATCAAATACCAAGTAAAGAAGCTGTTGGATCAAAGAGAACGAACAGCAGAACTTTCCAATGCAATCTCAGAGCAGGAAAATATTCTGGCTAGTCGATATAAGCTCTTGAAAAAG ACCCTTGAAAGTTGTGGTTGGGACGTGCTTGAGGCGCATTCTGGTGTTTCAGTGGTGGCAAAGCCATCTGCCTATCTCGGGAAGGCAGTTAAAATCGGCCAAGATTCATCTTCATGGGAAGGTAAACTTGATGACACAAATATCAGAGAAGCCATGCTTAAGACCACTGGTTTGTGCATCAATAGCTCTTCGTGGACTGGAATTCCTGGTTACTGTCGCTTCACCATTGCCTTAGAAGATGGTGATTTCGAGCGTGCGTTAGCTTGCATTGTCAAATTTAGAGATATGGTCAGTAAATGA